ACCAGGGAGGAAAAAAAAAGGCCCAGAAGGTAAAGCAAGAGAATCTAAGATCTGAGAGGAAGCATAACAAGAAGAGAGGGCTGAAAAGGCCCTCCttttcctctctctttttttattttttttcttttctttgtttcttccGATTACTGTTTTCGTTATCAATGGAGTTGGGatttataaaaagaatatatGTGTGTGTGCCTGTGGTGTAAATGAATGGATTTCGTGTATCAAACAGAGAGGCAGAGATGTGTGAGAGAAAAtggatttggataaaaaaaaaaggatatttattttatatatatttagcagagagaaagagagaactGTGTAAGGCAGCAAAGGGTAGGCTATCCTTTTCTTACAAGAAAGTTGTTAAGGAGAGACGATGGCTGTTTCCAtgttttgaatttgattttaaaattgtctTCTAAACGCGGTTTAAATCAATATTATTAACCTTTCACATATTTTTATCGGTTTAAAAATTCAATCTTattaaatccaatttaatttatccaaaaaataaaaaaaattcaatattttctattatatcttttattattattgttgtactTAATATTCAATACTCTATCAACTCCATCCTAAAAACACTTTACATTATAAATAAACATCATTACATGTATCTTTCCAAAGTCCCTTTATATAATTTCCTAGGGACCTAGGGACCTAAGCagctatttttttaatattatatctcttttcttttttaaatctaTCTATAGAAACATTAATACTTCGTTTGTTTCAATGAGAATATTTTTACGGAAAATATCTTCAGTCTTTTTCAATGTTTGTTTCATGTAAAACAAGATGTTCAACATAAAATTATCTCTTTATTCCTGTAAAAtgtcttactaatttttttctgtAAGATATTTTCTAAACTGATAAGGTTCTGTTTATTGTAACATTTCATACTCGACCTGAACATTGAGTCAAAACACCGAGATGATACATTCTTCACTTATCTATTATTTCTTATAAACTTCCATAACTTTTCAATTCAGTTCCTATTTGTCATAGAagttttatatttactaattaatcgtattaaattaattttctttcttattacAATTTAACCACGTAATGCATCTCAATATCTTGTTTCACATATGAAATTTCTatgtattttatttctattatttcatccacatattatctcaaatttaacaatttaatctttatcatcataaaaatcacaatttttttttatttttctctcaacATCatctattaaaattatatatatatatatttgaactcTTAAAAATTTTCCCTGGAgtgtttgaattaaattatattattaaataataattttggtgGTCCATAACTAACATAGTGCATTAATTCAACAATGTTGTGTGTTAAAATCAACCATAGCATGAATTTTCAAACAACATGAATGTCTTTGGGCTTTGAGCCTTTTGTTACTTACGTACATATAAACAGTAAACAAAAGAAGTATGTGAGAGAAAATGAGTTGAATGATTCATATATAAATTTCACTTCAATCCaaagaaaattaatattattatttgtacttttttatgcaatatgtaaaattatttatagtctttttttaatttataaatagaagaataatgtATTTTAGTGTATACGAATTTACGTTCTCTTGCATTAACaataatatttatatcaattaaattaagattCAATTGAGAAAGCTAAAAtagttgaattgaaaaaaaaaagagtaatttCCTCAACCAAATAAGAGATTGAATATAGTCTAAAATTGTATGCTAGATACATTTAAAAAAGTCGAattattggaattgaaagaaaaaaaaaatcattagtatttatatatatgtatgtgtttgGAATAAATAGCTTCGCATCCaacttttaatattaaaaataaaataaaataaaataaaaagcaaagaaagaataaaaggTGAGATAGAAATGTGAAAGACAGAAAGGATTGGTTGTGCACCCACACCTACTCTCCCATCCCCATCACCAATTCCAACTCAGAGTTAATTTACTTACTAATCATATTATTATTAGcccaaattattttatttttttcatcgtTAAATGATCtgcatcatcatcgtcatcatcaCCGCTAAAATCTTCATCAAGATCGTTTCATAAGCCTTCGATATTCccctctttttaaaaaaaaataaagatatattTTAGATTGACGAGGGatgagtttattttattttaatttatatatatattacattttaaaTAAGAAGAATCActggataaattttgattattggACTATCTCAATTAAAGTAGTCATATATATTGGAAAAAATAATTGATCAAAtagattgatttttttaaaattttaaaatagattatATTTGAAGAGGGTGTATAAAAGCGTGTTTAGGTGTGCTTTTTGCACAGTTAACAGGAAAATTTTCCCAACTAAATGAGTTTTTTGTTGACATGTCAAGAAAAGTATCCCAATTTGACGtattctttttgaaattttcagaAAACACTTTCAATTGAATGCGCTTTTTCGATATGTCGATAAAAAACTCATCCAATTGAACCAACTTTCACATACACTTTCTAAAAAccacttttttttcttaaattttctaaaaaataaccTAATTCAACAATTAACAGAATTTTTTAGTATATATGAGATATTTAACCGACTATCtcatatattatgaattaataaattgTTGATAATTAGGGGCTAGCCCTGACAGGCAGGCAAGTGGTCGGCCGCAGAATACAAAGAAGATTATGAACCTTACTTATCAAAATCATACAGTAACAGTAGTTCaaattgagtttaaaaaaaaatcaatttatctaTATTTAGTTAGGCAAAAACAAAGTCAAGCTGCTTGCTGGCTGGCTGATTCTAGTTTTTATCTGGTTATGACTTATACTATATATATGGGTTGAATTATTTGGCAGGTTTTTTTACTTATAGGagtttaatcaaattaatttttattattaaatgattaaatttattttttatactattaaaaaataatacttttttatttcccttaaaaatatcatttatcaattaatatagttaattttttaaaatattttattatttttcaaataattttttttgttgaaaactgaattgtaaatgaaaaaaataaaatttgtcattttttaaataataaatatcaaatttattataaaatgattttatttgactttttaaataaaataaattttatttaatagtagGAATAATAATTTGGGTAGAATGTATTCTGAAATTTGTATAGGTGGCATTTCATTTTATGATGATTACAAGACCAAATGGGGCAAATGGCAAAGGACATATCGAAGTCATATCAACACAGAGGTTTCATCTTCTATATCCTAATCTTattgatataatttaataaaaaataaagtttgatGTGTGGTGAAACTAGGAGGAACTCCAATCCAACAATGGCAACTTCCCATCCCTTGCCTCCCACCTACTAAGACAGGACATGACTTCCTTTAGGTTTAGGGTAAAACTCAAGCTGGTTGCTTATTTAATTAGGGACATCAACTTAATCTGCAAAATTTTTGTTCACATTAATTtcgaaattaaaccattttttcaatttggtccttacataaaacatgataatatgatattttgagattataCCATTTTTTATTCCCacactatttttatttaatttggtattattttacttaatcAGATCTTTAATAATCTTTCATTTCTATAattgtgtttgttttttttttattactaaaatatcattCCAACGTGCTATATTATACTATATGGAGAAAAACAAAATGTTGTCCAATACCAACAACTCTAGTTTGCCTTGacttttgtcttttttattattctttttaaagGGAGGGACTTGGGTGTCTGATATAAACGTAAAGCATAATTGTTAAGACATGGACTAGGCTAAAAAAAAAGGCCATGAATGTTCATTAGATGGGCTTTTATAGGAAAATGCATGTAGATATATACTGGTAGAGTAGGAATTGTGAGAATATTACATCTCATGGAAGATTATAATTGTATGTCTGCCAGAAGAATCCCATCATCCTTCCATAAAAATTCGTTAAAAACAACACTTCAAATAATAGGATAAAGCGACAAAGTTATCGTTTTAAGAGAAGAAAAAGTGAATAATAAACTTTTAGAAGCCAAAATACATAGTATTGATCCCTTAAAATTTGAAGGAGTCAtatagaaattttaccatttttgggGCCAATTATGAATAATCTAACCCTATAATTTTCTATTTCTGTAATCTTCAGAGCCCTTAACCGTGCCAATGGATGTTCTATTTTTACTTCGGTCATGTCATTTGTTTGGATGCATTTCATGGTTTCAAATTTaccaatattattatataaattttagaattattaattgtattgaaTAAAATTTACCAAACAATTATgcttattttttgaattaattctaaaaacaaaaaagatttaaaataccATTTGACATAAAATGCAAGAAAGAGCTACACAAATTTGTTTTCGATATGAATATTAAAACAAATGTAATTTGGAAGGGGCTCAGAATTGCAGAATAACAGCAAGGCTTTAGAAGCCATTCAGTCCCGAAAGATGGTGTTTTGAAATTGTTTTCCTCATTGCCCACATTCTTAAAAACATACAAACAACTTTTAATATTaatgggaaaaaaaaagaattgtaaGTCTCATGGCCAATCCCAAGAAGTAAAAGCAGCAACGCCGCTCCACAAGGCAATGGAATATGAGACTGCCGTCGACGGAGGAACTCCCCCGAAGGAGGACCATCATCGTCGCCGTTCATTTTTTTATGACGTTATCTTCGGGATTTACAAATATTATTCTTTGATTTGCCCCAAATCAAGAAAAGGATTTTAGTCCCCCGTCATACCCATACTACCAACATTAAAACCAGATCAAAGTTGAAATCTTTAATTTACTTAAAACTAAAAGAACAAAGAAACAGAATATGCGAAATCAAAAAGCGAAGAGAAGAATTGGAATGTACGTCTCATGGCAAGTCCCAAATGGTAAAAGCAGCGACGCTGCTCCACAAGGCGATGGAATATGAGACAACTCATCGACGGAGGAGCTCCCCGGAGGAAGGACCGTCTACATCAATGAGCGTCGCTATGTGACGTTATCCTCGGGATATACAAACATGATCTCGTTTGCCCCGCTTCATAGATAAGGATTTCAAATCCCCCGTCACGTTAGATTGAACACAAgagaagaaacaaagaagaaTAAAACAATCTTGTAGGACATAAATTGAGAACAAAACCTACAAAATTTTGAAACGACTAATGCAGAAAGTAAACCAAAAACTGATAACTTTGAACATAGATCAGACCCAAATCAATCGAAACTACTAAAAGATTTGTTAAGGTATAAGAAGAGAAATTACTTCACTGCTGCGTCAAAGAAGGCTGTGTTCTGGTGTTAATTTATAGCCTGGATTTGATCACCACGAATTGTTAGTGGCCGCCGCTCATTAGGGTTGCGATTACGTAAGAAATAAGAATACAATATTTGAAGGACCATGAAGACCTAAATCTCAGACGGCCCAACACCAAAGCCCAATCTGCATATTTGCGGCTTTGCAAATCTATATTGTTAAGCATgtagtttaataatttaatgtatttgatacaaacattataagttatttaattgactattttcaatataaacacaTCAGAAACAATAtcactaaaaatcaaataaaatctattttaatcctaacattatattcaaataaaaatcaaatcagATATAACTTAACTTTTGattattgaaaaaatattattatttttatttgatatttaattattcaaaatataaaatttatctttatcaaaaaacatatttattttaagtatataccaaaccatttttataattcaaattaaaaattcaccatttaatttttcaatttatgaaGAACACCCAGAAAAAATAACATAGTCATTTGAAGATGTGTTTATGActatttggtttttttatttataattttaggcGTAAATAGGACAGAGATGAAATTTTACTAGCGGGAAATAACGGAAGATGGTGACATTTCAATCTTGAGTTTTCAGTTAAATACCAAGTGTTGGAACTCCCTCCTGCCCCATAGTTTCTTTATCTTCACACCATTAATTTGCTCAAAATAAAGCTCTAGACCCATCCAAATTCCAAGCTAAAAGAACCGAGAGCTGATAGTCCATCCCAGTAGCAATGAATGACAACTCATCGAAATAATTTGGTGGGGAGTGGGGGCAGGAAACAGTTAAGAAATCTAAGtaaatgaaaatttgagaaattaaaaaaaaaaagaaaagaaaagaagaatttaCAAAGCCTAACCTATCTGAAGAAAGAGGaagaaaaacaacaaatatatttgttaaaataGATAGCAGCCCTCCCCTTGATATGTGAAAATCTAGTCCTAGGATGGCTTTTCTCATCATCATCATGCAACTAAATTCTAAACCTCTCTCACCCTTCTCCATCGACTTGTCTACATCTGTGATGCTCCTCTGCTTTTGcaattatccttttttttttctccagcCTACCTTAAGTCTAATAGGacaacaaaaatcaaagcatacaGTGTTTATTTTAGTTCAAAATACAAGTTTCCAAATCCTGTATAGCTATCATTCTATATTTACTGAATTATTACTAAATGAGGCAATATGAACATGCCTGCTGATGACTTAGGTTCATACAAATGTTTCATCCCTTACAGACAAattagacaaaaaattctgatgTAACCAGTAGAATATGCAATGCAATGAGAAGGGAATATCAACTATATGCAAGAGACTCCATAAAAAATTAACCAGTGTAATAAACTTACAGATCTTCAGCTGAAAGAATCTGGGGAAGAGCCAAAATATATTTGTATGACTCAGTAAAATGGCTATCTGTCTTCAAAAGTAAAACAGAAATgttcaccctaaaacataataGCAAAGAGTTCTTGTTATTCTTCTCATAAAATTGTCCTGTTGGACCAACTAAATTGCATCATAAAAGCAACTATTAGTTTATCAGATATACCATCAGAGACTATAATTTGTGAACGTTATTAAACTGTAAAACATACGCGCATTAGACCTTATCAAATGAGTTTCTCCCTAAAGCTGATTTTTTTTCAGCTGCACTAAAGATTGCCTTATGAAATCAAATTTATGAAAGCAAAAACGTTTAGCAAAGAACAATGAATATTTTGTGACACAACACAACCTAAAGAATACACAAGATACATTCTTACCTTCTGTTCTTATGGTTTGAAGACTTAGACTAGGAGCCTCTTGCACAATAGGATGTACTGCCCGAGCAAGACGTTTAATATGGTTTAATCGTACCCCTTTTGATACTAAACCTGGACAGAaggtttttaatatataaatttgtaaTCTGAAATGGGGCAGTTCATTTATAAATGGTTCCAAATGCACATCAATCACATGACTAACATATATCCTTCAATAATATAAACTAAGATGAATCCTTCAACTTACAATTGGAAGTTCCATTTCCCTTCATCATCCCACCTATCCCAACCCCATCACAAACAGGATTCTGTATTGCTCGTGCCAGATGTTTTATGTGATTCAAGCGTACCTTTCCAGGTAAAGTCGCTAACTTATGAGCTGGGATTTCTAAACCTGTTGAGTAAATTACAAGGAACAAGTAAGAACGCAAGCGaagtggtttttttttctttaaatacatGGCAACCATTAACATTAGAGGTAAAGAAGTGGAAGCCTACTCTGGGAACTTCCCGTATCCAGCATTAGTCTTTCTTGTCCATGATTGGGATCCACAAGAGCGGCAGCATAAAACTGAGgacttatatttgaaatggaaTTGCTCAAGGGCGATTGAATTGTTGAAATGCTTGTATCTTCAAATTGAACGGGAGGTGGAGCAGGGTATAACCGAGCAGTTTCAGCTCTCTGTCTCCGCAATTGATAGTTTCTTCGGCGTCTAGTGAGATGCTTCTCTCTCTCCTCATGGCTTCTTTGCCGGTCCCTTACACGACGGCGTTCTCTCTCTAGCTCTTTGCGCAACTCTGATCTGCTAGCTATCCCTTCCATAATCATCCCCAAACAAAATTCAACAGAATCACAAccttaataaatatatatgttccagtggacctttttttttaaataatttttttttctgcaAAACGAATTTTAAGAACTTATGTTTCAATTATTCTGTTGTGAATATTCTAATCAAGATAataaataaattcgaaattatattaagagaaaggaaataacattgagagagagagagagctaaACCGTCATTAAATCATGATTTTGCGTTCCTGATCTTAAGAATATCCATAAATCCAAatgatcaaataaaaataaattaaagaaaaatactGAATAAAAAATGCGAAGGAAAAGGAAAATGTAACCTGGACAGTGGAGTTGATCGtaggaagaagagaagaaacCGGAAAGAGACGGGGGCCGAGCGAGGATGGGTTTCGGTTTTTACcaaatgaaatcaaattaaaGCAGCgcagtgaattttttttttttggggattTTGGGTTAATTACTCTTTTTACCCATTTTATTCTTCTTCTCTTCTGCCTGCGTCTAATTAGGAGTTAGGACCCGTTTTCCTGTTTTGACTGGGGTCGGGCAAAACTTAAGTTAAACGACGTCGGACGCAATTAATGAAAATGGAACAAAACCTTTTAAACCCTAAAAGGCAAAAACGCAAAGAACAGAAATCCAGTTATCTCATATGAACACAACGATGGAGGCAACGCAAAATGAGCAAAACGGTCAAGTAAACTCTCCCGATCCGAATCCAAGTCCCGTTCCACAGCATCAGTCTCTGTCGAAGAATGCCCAAAAGAAGCTGTTGAAGCAGCAGAAATACGAGGCGAAGAAAGCCGAGAAGAAAGCACAAATGAAAGAGCAAAAACAGAGGGATGCGGAGAGGAAGCGAAAAGAATGGGAAGAGAAACTGGCCGCCCTACCCGAAGACGAAAGGCTTAAGCTCATAGATTCAAGAAAAGAATTGAGGAGAGAGAGGATGGAGAAAAGGTCCGAGGAAAGAGGCCAGAAAATCCAGAGACTGACCCAAGCCAAGGAGACCGGCCAAAACATTGTCGTCGACCTTGAATTCTCTCATCTCATGACCCACTCTGAGATCCACAGCCTCGTCCAACAGGTGTCTGAAGTTTTTGCATTAAAAACAGGAGGAAAAAAAAACCCTTTGTTTTAAAGATGTTCTTTTATTAAGTTATTCTTCTTGCATTACGCTATATGAATACTGTTGTCTTATGTTTTTCGAACCCTGCAGATAATGTACTGCTATGCTGTGAATGGAAGATGCAGTTCTCCTGCTCACCTCTGGTTGACTGGATGCGAAGGGGAGATGGAAACTCAATTGCAAAGGCTCCCTGGTTTCGATAAATGGATTATTGAGAAGGAAAAACAATCTTATATCAAAGCATTTTCCGATCGGAAAGATGATTTGGTGTACCTTACTGCAGATTCCGAAACTGTGCTACATGAACTTGATCCCACCAAAGTTTATATTGTTGGCGGATTGGTGGACAGGAACCGGTGGAAAGGTATAACTATGAAGAAAGCAGAGGAACAGGGAATTCATACAGCAAAACTCCCGATTGGAGCTTATATGAAAATGTCCAGTTCTCAGGTATTCTTGGTTATATATAGTACACTACAATTTGGGTCTTGAATGTTTTTACATCTTTCAGATGAAACTGTTGGTTTATgatcttttttactttttatggCCTTAGATGTTAGTTGCAAGAAGCTGAAAAGGAATCTGTTAATCTCAAGTCTCTTGGGGTAGCTTTTTAATTGTATGCGAGAGCTATACTGCTTTCTTTCAGACAACGCTTAGGATGTAGGGTGTGGATTACCGTTTCTGTTGATAGTCGTGCTTGGTAGTTGGCTCACTTAGCAGGCGAAGTTTCTACCAAGCAATTAAAGAAGCAAATGTTTATTCCAAGTTTTTCTTCTCTAACTAGCAGTTCATTCCTTCAAGTGCAGGTCCTTACTGTGAACCAAGTTATAGAAATACTACTCAAGTTCCTGGAGACAAAAGACTGGAAAGATTCCTTCTTTCAAGTAATCCCTCAGAGGAAAAGAACCGAAGGAGATTCAGAAAACTGCCAAGAAGTAGATGGAGAAGATTGTGAGGAGGAAACTGAGAAGAAAAAGAGGTGCCTCGAAGTGCCTTCTCATGACTAGAAGTCGCTGAATTTTTGCTTATATTGACACTTAACATCTCTCATTACATGCGATGGATGTACAATTGGAAAATTCATTACATAAAAAGTTATTGGTGTTGAAGTTCCATTAGTTGCCACCTACATGTCTCAATCATGCATTTGAAACTTTTAACTCAAAATGTAGAGAAGTGGATGCTCAATTTGAGCAAATAACTAGTCAAGGAAAAAAGTAAAGTGGATGCTCAACATTCTCTTTTTTTCCGTTATTTTGTCCATCTCCAATTTATAAGAAATATAGGCAGCAGAGACTGGCATGGCCCTCTTATATCCTGCCATCCATCCATGCATCACTTAAATAAGTAAATGGAAGGATTTTGTGGACATTTTACTAGATAGTAGTAGAATTTGATAGTGACCATGggttcctcaatcctcaccctcTTAATCAGTAAAATTGCAAAGTTAATAAATTCATCCACTGATGTCCAAATGAGAAGCCAAAGTCATAGAAAAATGAACGACCTCTTCTCATGTCCAGATGCAGAATGGAGATACATTGCTGATATTTTGCCGTTCAAGGCACTTCCCTTTCCTAATGCTATCTCAACAACAACAAACGAAGAAAGCTAAGCTCATATTTCTTTAATTTACTTTAACACTAAATGGCCTTAAactagaaaacaaacaaaaatgtgGATAGAATATACAGAATTCATGGAGTATTAGGATTTTCACCTCCAAGCCGAGAATGTCGCCATTGCTCTATTTACCCAACCAAGGTAGAGAGCCCCTTCCCTCTCTTCGAGTCTATAGTTATGGTCATACTCCTTCAGCATATCTCTTACAGCCATAGTTACTGACGAGATCAACGGATATTGTGAAAAACCAGCCATCATAAATCTTGACCTCCACTTTCCATGAAGTTCGTGCCTTTCCACCCTCTCAGGCCCTTCACAAGCAATCATATTCACAATATCGCGTGCAACACAATGCTGCTCAGCATTGATCCTTTGTTTGTCGTCTCTTGGACAAGCTACATCTATTGATTCAAACATAGCTGAATAATAATCAAGTGTCTCAAGGTACCTTGAAAAGAATGGAGATGTATTAGTATTAGACTCTTGCTCGGTGAGAGTCACAACCTTGGGTGACAAACTCTTAACCAGCCTCAATAGTCGATCTCTGTGATTCCAGATGCTTACACTCTCATCCGGCATGTGGTGCAATACATATGGTAAGTTCACAGCTAGGGCTTcccccggttgaaccttaagatgCTCTAGTTGAATTTCACAACCAGACATAGCAGCATCATGAAACTCAAATGACACGTTGTATGACCGAGCAAATTCAGATAGCCTCTGCCCCACAATATGAAGTCCCCCACCTCGAGCATGATTGGATTGAGAATCATCAATACCAGTTATGCGGATTGAAGGTGGTCCACCAGGGCGTTTTGCAAGAGCTGCAATAAGGAACATCCATTGGGTGCCCTGTGCTATTTGGAAATCAATTATGTGAATTTTTCCTTCATATTCCAAGACTTCCTTGATGACAACATTACCTGATGTGTATGCGAACTTCCAGTATGGGCAGATCCTGAAGAGAATATGCATGTAAGACATCAGTTCTGAGCTTGTCGGCTCTTTGCATTTTAGGGCTCTGTAGATATTACTCCCCGAGGATTCCAACCTCGCTCTAAGCCCTTCCAGCACATAAGCACCCAATCGTTGGATAGGTTCCCCAGACACTGAAACCATTTTCTCCAATACATGCATTAATCCTGTCACTGTCAACATATCATCATCATGAAGTGCTTGACCACAGGCAACAAGAATCTGTTTCAAGTTGAATTTAGGGACCAAGTCCACCAGTTGGGCACAGTTGAAGCTTGCCATGGAAGCAGCTTGGTGGTCTCCAGTAATGAAGCAGCCATTGCAGCTATCTACAGTATCTGATTCAGGCCCCAACAATGAGAGTTCCAGCTCCCGCAGCTTGTGGTTCAATTTGTTGCTATCATCAACAACAGAAGATCCACTGTATGGTGATCCGTAAGTGTTGTCAGGGGAAGGACGAGGATCAGACAGGCATGATTGAGAACCGTGTGGGGAGAAAGGACTCCTGCTCGACGAGATGCTTACAGCAGAAGGGGAATCATAGGCTACAAAACCGGCACCTGCCATGGATGATTCCAGGGTAAAAACTTGGTCCTTGCATGTTTGAAACGAGACATTGGTCCCTTGGACGCCAGTATCCGAACATGCATTATTGTCTAACATCTGGATACGAGACAAATAAAATGGATCATTTTCTTTAACAGGTTGGTCATACAACCCGCGGATGGTGGCTGGATTTTGGTGTTTCGGAGATGTTCGCATCTAAGCCCAACCTGCCTATAAAATTCCTCTAAAAAACTCTTTGTTCCTGACTGATGTTTGCAGCGATAACAAATATTTTTGAACACTTTCCTTCTCCTAACAGCAGCAGTTGCTTGATTGAGCAAAATCAGTTGCTAATAGAAAGGATATAAGATTGTGCAAAGCCTTCATATGCGGATAAAACTGAATTGATCCTCAGCATCAATGTGGACCATTAATTGCTTTGGTTATGCAAGGCAGAAATATCAAGGGAAAAAATGCAATCTGGTAAAACAAATCCAAGAAAATAAGAGCTTAGACAATGCAAGTGATGGAAGCACAGTATAGTCAGTCAGTCAAGGGATGTAAACACCAgagcaaaaaaaaagaagcaataaCCAAAGGAGCCTACATGGAGAACGGGTGTAAGATAAGAGGAAATTTTTCTCTTGGCAACTATGGTTAGAACTTTGAATCAGGAGTCGATCAACCAAAGCACAAGACATCAACAAAAACTATAACCAAGTGGAAAAAAAATGCACGGTGGTAGTACCAATTTAAACCTCTCTCCGATAAAATAATATGAGGAAAGTTAAAGCCCAAAGGTTATAGACCGAAAGCCAACATACCAACCAAAAGGGGACTATCATGAAAAAAAGGGGGAGAGAGAAACCAATACCAGTAGCAGATGACAAAGCATAAAATTCAGCATACAGATATAATAGACCAAAAGCACAAAAACAAATCAGCTACCAGATTCATGATTCATTTAAATCCTTAAAACACAAATAACTTGAAAATTCATATCTAATATCTCTATAAACTCGCTTATACaaacaaatggaaaaaaaatagatttttttagttCCTTCTTATCACGTTAAGAGGgccaaactttcattttctacagCAGCAACTaacaaatgaaaatatatttacataaattaaattgaaGGGTAGCTTAGCTATTCATTCTCCCCCAAAATCATGAATATGAACATAAAACCTTGAATTGAACTCAAATAAGAGTGATGGACACAA
The genomic region above belongs to Gossypium hirsutum isolate 1008001.06 chromosome D05, Gossypium_hirsutum_v2.1, whole genome shotgun sequence and contains:
- the LOC121203581 gene encoding uncharacterized protein, with amino-acid sequence MIMEGIASRSELRKELERERRRVRDRQRSHEEREKHLTRRRRNYQLRRQRAETARLYPAPPPVQFEDTSISTIQSPLSNSISNISPQFYAAALVDPNHGQERLMLDTGSSQSLEIPAHKLATLPGKVRLNHIKHLARAIQNPVCDGVGIGGMMKGNGTSNCLVSKGVRLNHIKRLARAVHPIVQEAPSLSLQTIRTEG
- the LOC107907402 gene encoding tRNA (guanine(9)-N1)-methyltransferase, which codes for MNTTMEATQNEQNGQVNSPDPNPSPVPQHQSLSKNAQKKLLKQQKYEAKKAEKKAQMKEQKQRDAERKRKEWEEKLAALPEDERLKLIDSRKELRRERMEKRSEERGQKIQRLTQAKETGQNIVVDLEFSHLMTHSEIHSLVQQIMYCYAVNGRCSSPAHLWLTGCEGEMETQLQRLPGFDKWIIEKEKQSYIKAFSDRKDDLVYLTADSETVLHELDPTKVYIVGGLVDRNRWKGITMKKAEEQGIHTAKLPIGAYMKMSSSQVLTVNQVIEILLKFLETKDWKDSFFQVIPQRKRTEGDSENCQEVDGEDCEEETEKKKRCLEVPSHD
- the LOC107907401 gene encoding scarecrow-like protein 13 isoform X2, whose product is MRTSPKHQNPATIRGLYDQPVKENDPFYLSRIQMLDNNACSDTGVQGTNVSFQTCKDQVFTLESSMAGAGFVAYDSPSAVSISSSRSPFSPHGSQSCLSDPRPSPDNTYGSPYSGSSVVDDSNKLNHKLRELELSLLGPESDTVDSCNGCFITGDHQAASMASFNCAQLVDLVPKFNLKQILVACGQALHDDDMLTVTGLMHVLEKMVSVSGEPIQRLGAYVLEGLRARLESSGSNIYRALKCKEPTSSELMSYMHILFRICPYWKFAYTSALAKRPGGPPSIRITGIDDSQSNHARGGGLHIVGQRLSEFARSYNVSFEFHDAAMSGCEIQLEHLKVQPGEALAVNLPYVLHHMPDESVSIWNHRDRLLRLVKSLSPKVVTLTEQESNTNTSPFFSRYLETLDYYSAMFESIDVACPRDDKQRINAEQHCVARDIVNMIACEGPERVERHELHGKWRSRFMMAGFSQYPLISSVTMAVRDMLKEYDHNYRLEEREGALYLGWVNRAMATFSAWR
- the LOC107907401 gene encoding scarecrow-like protein 13 isoform X1; amino-acid sequence: MRTSPKHQNPATIRGLYDQPVKENDPFYLSRIQMLDNNACSDTGVQGTNVSFQTCKDQVFTLESSMAGAGFVAYDSPSAVSISSSRSPFSPHGSQSCLSDPRPSPDNTYGSPYSGSSVVDDSNKLNHKLRELELSLLGPESDTVDSCNGCFITGDHQAASMASFNCAQLVDLVPKFNLKQILVACGQALHDDDMLTVTGLMHVLEKMVSVSGEPIQRLGAYVLEGLRARLESSGSNIYRALKCKEPTSSELMSYMHILFRICPYWKFAYTSGNVVIKEVLEYEGKIHIIDFQIAQGTQWMFLIAALAKRPGGPPSIRITGIDDSQSNHARGGGLHIVGQRLSEFARSYNVSFEFHDAAMSGCEIQLEHLKVQPGEALAVNLPYVLHHMPDESVSIWNHRDRLLRLVKSLSPKVVTLTEQESNTNTSPFFSRYLETLDYYSAMFESIDVACPRDDKQRINAEQHCVARDIVNMIACEGPERVERHELHGKWRSRFMMAGFSQYPLISSVTMAVRDMLKEYDHNYRLEEREGALYLGWVNRAMATFSAWR